Proteins found in one Kwoniella shivajii chromosome 4, complete sequence genomic segment:
- a CDS encoding tRNA N6-adenosine threonylcarbamoyltransferase, translating into MTQANASSSKKKISPLPKPSGRLLCLGIEGSANKLGCGVISHSPSPSRSATTVTVLSNVRHTYITPPGEGFLPSDTARHHREWIVRVIEEAMRKAGVRWSDMDCIAFTKGPGMGTPLQVGALVARTLSLLHDIPLIGVNHCVGHIEMGRQITSSHNPIVLYVSGGNTQVIAYSQQRYRIFGETLDIAIGNCLDRFARVIGLRNDPSPGYNIEVEARKGQRLVSLPYGTKGMDVSLAGILHSVESYTKDKRYRSWENLSQDTTTTEEDIITPYDLCYSLQETAFAMLVEITERAMAHVGARDVLIVGGVGCNLRLQEMMGIMASERNGRVFATDQSFCIDNGIMIAQAGLLAFRMGQITPLEKTGVTQRYRTDAVHVSWRA; encoded by the exons ATGACACAGGCGAACGCATCAAgcagcaagaagaagatatcacctcttcctaAACCAT CTGGTCGATTATTATGTCTGGGAATCGAAGGATCAGCGAATAAGTTGGGTTGTGGAGTGATATCACATTCgccatcaccttcaagatcagcaACAACCGTCACGGTGCTATCTAACGTCAGGCATACATACATCACCCCGCCTGGAGAAGGCTTTTTGCCCAGTGATACAGCGAGACATCATCGTGAATGGATTGTAAGAGTGATAGAGGAAGCTATGAGGAAAGCCGGCGTTAGGTGGTCGGATATGGACTGTATCGCCTTTACCAAAG GTCCTGGAATGGGTACACCTCTTCAAGTTGGCGCTTTGGTTGCGAGGACTCTATCGCTTTTGCATGATATACCTCTGATAGGAGTAAACCACTGTGTTGGTC ACATCGAGATGGGCCGACAAATAACGTCTTCTCATAACCCTATTGTACTCTACGTCTCGGGAGGAAACACACAAGTGATAGCTTACTCACAACAGCGATATAGGATATTCGGAGAGACGTTAGATATAGCTATCGGAAATTGTTTAGACAGGTTTGCTAGGGTTATTGGATTGAGAAATGATCCGAGTCCTGGATATAATATCGAGGTTGAAGCTAGGAA aggtcaaagactAGTCAGCCTGCCATATGGGACTAAAGGAATGGATGTTTCTCTAGCGGGCATTCTACATTCAGTTGAATCTTACACGAAGGATAAAAGATATAGATCCTGGGAAAATCTTTCTCAAGATACGACGACTACGGAGGAAGATATAATCACACCGTACGATTTGTGTTATTCACTTCAGGAAACTGCATTTGCCATGTTGGTTGAGATTACAGAAAGAGCTATGGCGCATGTTGGAGCTAGGGATGTCCTGATTGTTGGCGGTGttggat GTAATCTGCGTTTACAGGAAATGATGGGAATAATGGCTTCTGAAAGGAATGGCAGGGTGTTCGCCACTGATCAGAG TTTCTGTATAGACAATGGGATCATGATTGCCCAAGCTGGTTTATTAGCCTTTAGAATGGGTCAAATCACACCTCTAGAGAAGACTGGAGTTACACAAAG GTATCGAACGGACGCGGTACACGTCTCATGGCGAGCTTAA